In Holophagales bacterium, one DNA window encodes the following:
- a CDS encoding RidA family protein: MSAPTTDSAIRPLHTDQAPAAIGPYSQAVSCGPFVFTSGQVALDPKTGELVSGGFEAQARQVFANLTAVLTSAGCAWSDVIKAVVFLAEMSDFPTLNRIYAETMGDHKPARSTVQVAGLPKGALVEIELVARKP, encoded by the coding sequence ATGAGCGCCCCGACGACCGACTCGGCGATCCGTCCGCTGCACACCGACCAGGCTCCGGCAGCGATCGGCCCCTACAGCCAGGCCGTCTCGTGCGGCCCGTTCGTCTTCACCTCGGGCCAGGTGGCTCTCGACCCGAAGACCGGCGAGCTCGTCTCCGGCGGCTTCGAGGCCCAGGCGCGCCAGGTGTTCGCCAACCTCACGGCCGTCCTGACGTCGGCAGGCTGCGCCTGGAGCGACGTGATCAAGGCTGTCGTCTTCCTCGCCGAGATGAGCGACTTCCCGACGCTGAACCGCATCTATGCGGAGACGATGGGCGATCACAAGCCGGCGCGGTCGACCGTGCAGGTGGCCGGCCTGCCCAAGGGGGCACTGGTCGAAATCGAGCTGGTCGCCCGGAAGCCCTAG
- a CDS encoding riboflavin synthase, whose protein sequence is MFTGIVREIGQVLTEPTTSGRGGQRLRVGFGADLGGRLEIGASLAVDGVCLTVVELDGTSASVELSPETLRRTRLGALRRSEPVNLEPALRLGDALGGHWVQGHVDGVLRLLERRDLSEHRELTFSLPGELAPYLVEKGSVAIDGVSLTVARRHDDRFRVALVPHTLAQTTLGVRRVGDRVHCEVDILAKYVEQLLRRTQRPTEAR, encoded by the coding sequence ATGTTCACGGGAATTGTGCGAGAGATCGGGCAGGTCCTGACCGAGCCGACGACCTCGGGGCGCGGCGGTCAACGGCTGCGCGTCGGCTTCGGAGCCGACCTCGGTGGCCGGCTCGAGATTGGGGCCAGCCTGGCTGTCGACGGCGTCTGTCTCACCGTCGTCGAGCTCGATGGCACGAGCGCTTCGGTGGAGCTCTCTCCGGAGACGCTGCGACGCACCCGGCTCGGTGCACTGCGGCGCAGCGAGCCGGTCAATCTCGAGCCGGCGCTCCGCCTCGGCGACGCCCTCGGTGGACACTGGGTCCAGGGGCATGTCGACGGGGTGCTGCGTCTACTCGAGCGACGCGACCTCTCGGAGCATCGCGAGCTCACCTTCTCCCTTCCCGGAGAGTTGGCGCCCTACCTCGTCGAGAAGGGCTCGGTGGCGATCGACGGAGTCAGCCTGACCGTGGCCCGGCGACACGACGACCGCTTCCGTGTGGCGCTCGTTCCCCACACGCTCGCTCAGACGACGCTGGGCGTTCGCCGAGTCGGCGATCGCGTGCACTGCGAGGTCGACATCCTCGCCAAGTACGTCGAGCAGCTCTTGCGCCGAACGCAGCGTCCGACGGAGGCGCGGTGA
- the hpt gene encoding hypoxanthine phosphoribosyltransferase, with protein MSAANAKRIVRPLISAEAIQARIQELADEISRDYAGSERLVVVGVLKGSVLFAADLIKRLTVPVELDFCQTASYGSGTTGGEVHMKKDVDLPLRDADVLVVEDIVDTGWTLRTLLDLFANRRPRSLRLCALLDKAEAREVEVPIAYRGFTIPQQFVVGFGLDWGEKFRQLPYIGLVETVHEESEESTR; from the coding sequence ATGTCCGCAGCAAACGCGAAGCGCATCGTTCGCCCCCTGATCTCGGCCGAGGCGATCCAGGCCAGGATCCAGGAGTTGGCCGACGAAATCAGCCGGGATTATGCGGGTTCCGAACGGCTGGTGGTCGTGGGCGTGCTGAAGGGATCGGTGCTGTTCGCCGCCGACCTGATCAAGCGCCTGACGGTACCGGTCGAGCTCGACTTCTGCCAGACGGCGAGCTACGGCTCCGGGACCACCGGGGGCGAGGTCCACATGAAGAAGGACGTCGACCTGCCGTTGCGCGACGCCGACGTCCTCGTCGTCGAAGACATCGTCGACACGGGTTGGACCCTCCGCACGCTGCTCGACCTGTTCGCCAACCGCCGCCCCCGCTCGCTCCGACTCTGTGCCCTGCTCGACAAGGCGGAAGCTCGCGAGGTGGAGGTTCCGATCGCCTACCGCGGATTCACCATCCCGCAGCAGTTCGTCGTCGGCTTCGGTCTCGACTGGGGAGAGAAGTTCCGCCAGCTCCCCTACATCGGCCTGGTCGAAACCGTCCACGAAGAGAGCGAGGAGAGCACCCGATGA
- a CDS encoding purine-nucleoside phosphorylase: MRHWQEELAASVAAWDARGWPRPDVVVVSGSGLAVDLGTPLDSAPIADLLPFPVHAVAGHPLRAELLRLPSGRVLLSSRGRLHAYQGYEPGQVVYIVRLAALLGARTLVLTNAAGGIDPSLAAGDLVLISDQINLSGMTPLWGEPPEAWGPRFPDMVDAYSADLRALARQHAEGLGLTLSEGVYVGLAGPAYETPAEVRMLRALGADLVGMSTVLEVIAARHLGMRCLGVSLVANPAAGVSPEPLVHADVLAAGARAAGRLQAILRGVLEDPRLG; encoded by the coding sequence ATGCGCCACTGGCAAGAGGAGCTCGCGGCGTCGGTCGCCGCCTGGGATGCGCGCGGCTGGCCGCGTCCCGATGTCGTCGTCGTCTCCGGCTCCGGTCTGGCCGTCGACCTCGGCACCCCGCTGGATTCCGCACCGATCGCCGACCTGCTGCCCTTTCCGGTTCATGCCGTCGCCGGACATCCGCTGCGCGCCGAGCTGCTCCGCCTGCCTTCCGGCCGGGTGCTGCTCTCCAGCCGAGGCCGACTGCACGCCTACCAGGGCTACGAGCCCGGACAGGTCGTCTACATCGTCCGTCTGGCGGCCCTGCTCGGGGCGCGGACGCTCGTCCTGACCAACGCCGCGGGAGGCATCGATCCGTCCCTGGCGGCCGGCGACCTCGTCTTGATCTCCGACCAGATCAACCTCTCGGGGATGACGCCGCTCTGGGGAGAGCCGCCGGAGGCGTGGGGACCGCGGTTCCCCGACATGGTCGACGCCTATTCGGCCGACCTGCGCGCCCTGGCTCGGCAGCATGCCGAGGGCCTGGGCCTGACCCTCTCCGAAGGCGTCTACGTCGGCCTCGCCGGCCCGGCCTACGAGACCCCCGCCGAGGTACGGATGCTCCGCGCCCTCGGTGCCGACCTCGTCGGGATGTCCACCGTGCTCGAAGTGATCGCGGCGCGACACCTCGGAATGCGCTGTCTCGGGGTCTCGCTGGTGGCGAATCCGGCGGCGGGGGTGAGCCCGGAGCCGCTGGTCCACGCCGACGTGCTGGCCGCCGGCGCCCGGGCGGCGGGGAGGCTCCAGGCGATCCTGCGGGGCGTCCTCGAGGATCCTCGGCTCGGCTGA
- the ribD gene encoding bifunctional diaminohydroxyphosphoribosylaminopyrimidine deaminase/5-amino-6-(5-phosphoribosylamino)uracil reductase RibD, translating into MRRALTLAARGRYRTSPNPMVGAVVVRDGARVGEGWHRAVGGPHAEVEALRTAGEAARGATVVVTLEPCRHHGRTPPCVDALVAAGVQRVIVAHLDPDERMRGGGVEALRRAGIDVATGLLADEAIRLNLRYLVPKLLGRPLVTLKWAMSLDGRIATEQGESQWITSPPARRWALALREEHDAVLVGSGTVLADDPRLDRRLGLAGEAGLRVVLDRRLRVGPGARLFAGGGPVLLYTESNDTARQRELASRGASVVPLPAVTPSSVLADLARRGVGSVLVEGGAEVAASFVSAGAFDRVLVAVAPLLIGGERARGPLAGDGLGPLAELPRLEGWRWARRGGDLTIEGLRAGCSRELCERSGRS; encoded by the coding sequence ATGCGGCGTGCGCTGACCCTGGCGGCGCGCGGCCGCTATCGCACCAGCCCGAACCCGATGGTCGGGGCCGTGGTGGTGCGCGACGGCGCGCGAGTCGGCGAAGGGTGGCATCGGGCCGTCGGCGGGCCGCACGCCGAGGTCGAGGCACTGCGGACTGCGGGCGAGGCGGCTCGCGGGGCAACGGTGGTGGTCACGCTCGAGCCCTGCCGCCACCATGGGCGCACGCCCCCTTGCGTCGATGCGCTGGTGGCGGCAGGCGTTCAGCGGGTGATCGTGGCGCATCTCGATCCGGACGAGAGAATGCGCGGCGGCGGAGTCGAGGCGCTGCGGCGAGCGGGGATCGACGTGGCGACGGGCCTGCTCGCCGACGAGGCGATCCGGCTCAACCTGCGCTACCTCGTCCCCAAGCTGCTCGGACGACCGCTGGTGACCCTCAAGTGGGCGATGAGCCTCGATGGCAGAATCGCCACCGAGCAGGGCGAGAGCCAGTGGATCACCTCGCCGCCGGCGCGTCGCTGGGCGCTGGCGCTGCGCGAAGAGCACGACGCGGTGCTGGTCGGCAGCGGGACGGTGCTCGCCGACGATCCCCGGCTCGACCGGCGGCTCGGACTGGCCGGGGAGGCAGGGCTTCGTGTCGTGCTCGATCGTCGCCTGCGCGTCGGTCCCGGCGCGAGGCTCTTCGCCGGCGGTGGTCCGGTCCTCCTGTACACTGAATCGAACGACACGGCTCGCCAGCGCGAGCTCGCGAGCCGTGGCGCGAGCGTCGTTCCGCTCCCTGCGGTCACTCCCTCCTCGGTGCTGGCGGACCTGGCGCGGCGAGGTGTCGGCAGCGTCCTCGTCGAAGGGGGAGCGGAGGTCGCGGCGTCGTTCGTGAGCGCGGGCGCGTTCGATCGCGTCCTGGTCGCGGTCGCGCCGCTGTTGATCGGGGGGGAGCGAGCCCGGGGGCCGCTGGCCGGCGACGGGCTGGGACCGCTGGCCGAGTTGCCGCGTCTCGAAGGCTGGCGATGGGCGCGTCGCGGCGGGGATCTGACGATCGAGGGGTTGCGAGCCGGATGTTCACGGGAATTGTGCGAGAGATCGGGCAGGTCCTGA
- a CDS encoding low specificity L-threonine aldolase: MSDRPWIDLRSDTVTRPDAEMRRAMAEAEVGDDVYGEDPTVRRLEEEAAAAVGHEAALFVPSGIMGNQIALRLLAPPGSEVLCDRQAHVLLYEMGAMAALSGLQPRALESSDGLPAPEVWEAALVPRGGYRVPTGALEVEHTHNVAGGRVFAPQRIGAVLALARRAGVPVHLDGARIFNAATALGVRAASLAAGFDTVMFCLSKGLGAPVGSVLASTGPRIAEARQIRRLFGGGMRQVGILAAAGLVALRRGPERLAEDHAKAAFLAGELASIPGVEIDPRAVETNIVIFRLCRGEGAEEADPAGCLVRRLRDRRVLVSPMDRERVRLVTHRDVSTVEVEAAARELAAAVAAV; this comes from the coding sequence ATGAGCGACCGCCCGTGGATCGACCTGCGATCGGACACCGTCACCCGGCCGGACGCCGAGATGCGACGAGCGATGGCCGAGGCCGAGGTCGGCGACGACGTCTACGGCGAGGACCCGACGGTCCGTCGCCTGGAAGAAGAGGCGGCAGCGGCGGTCGGCCACGAGGCCGCGCTCTTCGTGCCGTCGGGAATCATGGGAAACCAGATCGCCCTGCGACTGCTGGCACCGCCGGGGAGCGAGGTCCTCTGCGATCGTCAGGCGCACGTCCTGCTCTACGAGATGGGCGCGATGGCGGCGCTCTCCGGGCTGCAGCCGCGAGCGCTCGAGTCGAGCGACGGGCTGCCGGCGCCGGAGGTCTGGGAGGCGGCGCTGGTCCCGCGCGGAGGGTACCGTGTTCCGACCGGGGCTCTCGAGGTCGAGCACACGCACAACGTCGCCGGTGGGCGAGTGTTCGCTCCGCAGCGGATCGGCGCGGTGCTGGCTCTGGCGCGCCGCGCCGGAGTGCCGGTGCACCTCGACGGAGCGCGGATCTTCAACGCGGCGACGGCGCTCGGGGTGCGTGCCGCCTCGCTTGCGGCCGGGTTCGACACGGTGATGTTCTGTCTCTCGAAGGGGCTTGGCGCTCCGGTCGGGTCGGTCCTCGCGTCGACCGGCCCACGGATTGCCGAGGCGCGCCAGATCCGACGCCTTTTCGGCGGTGGCATGCGCCAGGTCGGCATCCTGGCGGCGGCCGGTCTCGTCGCTCTGCGCCGTGGTCCGGAGCGCCTGGCGGAGGATCACGCGAAGGCGGCGTTCCTGGCTGGCGAGCTGGCGTCGATCCCCGGCGTCGAGATCGACCCGCGTGCGGTGGAGACCAACATCGTGATCTTCCGCCTGTGCCGAGGTGAGGGGGCAGAGGAGGCCGATCCCGCCGGGTGCCTCGTGCGGCGCCTGCGCGACCGGAGAGTGCTCGTGTCGCCGATGGACCGCGAGCGTGTGCGACTGGTCACTCACCGCGACGTCTCGACCGTCGAGGTCGAAGCGGCGGCGCGGGAGCTTGCCGCGGCGGTCGCGGCGGTCTAG
- the ftsY gene encoding signal recognition particle-docking protein FtsY, which yields MADGIDSAAGETQRGFWNKLKQGLSRTHTRLVGQMGSSLEGPARYDDDARARLEEALLGADLGLATSELLLERVETRVRRGGPGATGGLRLLLAEEIARLLDEVPRPPEPRLPSITLVVGVNGAGKTTSIAKLAARSLAAGRRVLLGAGDTFRAAAIDQLALWGERLGVEVIRQAPGSDPAAVVYDAVQAARARRVDELIIDTAGRLHNKEHLMAELAKIRRVVEREAPDWSQRTLLVLDATTGQNALSQAREFLRAAHVDGVLLAKLDGTAKGGMVVAIGRELRLPVLYLGVGEKADDLIEFRPREFASALVE from the coding sequence ATGGCAGACGGGATCGACTCGGCCGCGGGCGAGACGCAGCGCGGATTCTGGAACAAGCTCAAGCAGGGACTCTCGCGCACCCATACTCGTCTGGTCGGGCAGATGGGCTCGTCGCTCGAAGGACCGGCACGCTACGACGACGACGCGCGAGCGCGGCTGGAGGAGGCGCTGCTCGGCGCCGACCTCGGCCTTGCCACCTCGGAGCTGCTGCTCGAGCGAGTCGAGACGAGGGTGCGTCGCGGCGGTCCCGGCGCGACCGGGGGGCTGCGCCTCCTGCTCGCCGAAGAGATCGCTCGCCTCCTCGACGAGGTGCCGCGACCGCCCGAGCCGCGGCTGCCGTCGATCACCCTGGTGGTCGGGGTCAACGGCGCCGGCAAGACCACCTCGATCGCCAAGCTGGCGGCGCGGTCGCTCGCCGCCGGCCGACGTGTCCTGCTCGGGGCCGGCGACACCTTCCGTGCGGCGGCGATCGACCAGCTCGCCTTGTGGGGGGAGCGGCTCGGGGTGGAGGTCATCCGCCAGGCTCCGGGTTCCGATCCCGCGGCCGTGGTGTACGACGCCGTGCAGGCGGCCCGGGCGCGCCGCGTCGACGAGCTGATCATCGACACCGCCGGGCGCCTCCACAACAAAGAGCACCTGATGGCCGAGCTCGCCAAGATCCGGCGGGTGGTCGAACGCGAGGCTCCCGACTGGAGTCAGCGCACGCTGCTCGTGCTCGATGCCACGACCGGACAGAACGCGCTCTCGCAGGCGCGCGAGTTCCTCCGGGCGGCGCACGTCGACGGCGTGCTGCTCGCCAAGCTCGACGGCACGGCCAAGGGCGGGATGGTCGTGGCGATCGGCCGCGAGCTGCGGCTGCCCGTGCTCTATCTCGGCGTCGGGGAGAAGGCCGACGACCTCATCGAGTTCCGTCCCCGGGAGTTCGCCTCCGCGCTTGTCGAGTGA